A segment of the Parasynechococcus marenigrum WH 8102 genome:
ATGGATTTCACGGTGCAGCAGCTGGGACGAACCGCGTTTGTGGTGGTCTACATCAATCCTTTGCAAGCCCAGGACAGCGCGGTGATTGACGGCCTGCGCCACCACATCGATGCCCGCTGCTCCGCTGATCTGGGCCGACCAGTGCACTCGGAGGTGATTCTCACCGCGAAACCACCGATTCATCAGGTTGATCCGCAGCAGCAGGCGGCCCCTTAGCGTCACCGCCAATGGATCCGACACCATGAGCGATCAGCAGCACTGGGATGCCGTGGTGATCGGCTCCGGCATCGGCGGGTTGGTCACCGCCAGCCAGCTGGCGGCCAAGGGAGCTCGCACCTTGGTGCTGGAGCGCTACCTGATCCCCGGCGGCAGTGGCGGTGCCTTCAAGCGCGAGGGCTATACCTTTGATGTGGGCGCCTCGATGATTTTCGGCTTCGGTGAGAAGGGCTACACCAACCTGCTCACCAGGGCTCTCGCTGATGTGGGCGAGCACTGCGAGACCATTCCGGATCAGGCCCAACTCGAGTACCACATGCCTGGGGGGCTCAACATCGCCGTTGACCGCGATTATGAGACGTTCATCGCTGATCTGTCCGCCCGTTTCCCCCACGAGGCCACTGGCGTCCGCCGCTTCTACGACACCTGTTGGCAGGTGTTCAACTGTCTGGATGCGATGCCGTTGCTGTCGCTGGAAGATCCGGCATACCTCACCAAGGTGTTCTTCAAGGCACCACTGGCCTGTCTGGGGTTGGCCCGCTGGCTGCCCTTCAATGTGGGTGCGGTCGCCCGCCAGCACATCAATGATGAGCAGCTGCTGAAGTTCATCGACATCGAATGCTTCTGCTGGTCGGTGATGCCAGCCGATCGCACCCCGATGATCAATGCCGGCATGGTGTTTTCCGATCGCCATGCCGGTGGCATCAACTACCCCCGTGGTGGTGTGGGTGTGATCGCTGAAAAGCTGGTTCATGGTCTTGAACGCCATGGCGGCGCCATTCGCTACAAAGCGCGGGTCACCAAGGTGCTGCTCGAGAACGGTGAGGCGGTTGGTGTGAAGCTGGCCGATGGCGAGACCATCCGGGCCAAGCGGGTGATCTCCAATGCCACCCGCTGGGACACCTTTTCGGGGCAGGACGATGGCTCCACGCGGGCCGGGCAGGCGCTGGTGGATGAAGCCAACACTCCGAAGAAGGAGGCCTTCTGGCGTCGCCGCTATGTGCCGTCGCCCTCGTTTCTCTCCCTGCATCTGGGGGTTCGTGCCGATCTGATTCCAGCCGGTACCCACTGCCATCACCTGCTGCTCGAAGACTGGAACCGGATGGAGGACGAGCAGGGGGTGATCTTTGTGTCGATGCCGTCGTTGCTGGATCCTGATCTGGCACCGGCCGGGCATCACATTGTTCACACCTTCACACCGTCGTCGATGGAGGCATGGCAGGGGCTCTCCCCCACTGATTACCGGGCCAAGAAGGAGGCGGATGCGGCTCGCTTGATTCAGCGGCTTGAGGCGATCCTGCCTGGCCTCAGTGAAGCCATCACCCACAAGGAGATCGGCACCCCCCGCAGCCACCGGCGGTTCCTGGGTCGCTTCCAGGGCAGCTACGGCCCGATTCCGGCGATGCAACTCCCCGGCCTCCTGCCGATGCCGTTCAACCGCACCGGTGTACCCAACCTCTATTGCGTCGGCGATTCCTGCTTCCCGGGTCAGGGGCTCAATGCCGTGGCCTTCAGTGGCTTTGCCTGTGCCCATCGGGTGGGTGCGGATTTGGGCCTCAACCCCTGGGCACTGCCGGCCTGATTCCGTTTCTAAGGTTGCTCATCTGCTGAGGATCCATGGCCTCCGATCCCCAACCCAGCTCTGAGCAGCTTGCCCGTTATCTGGAACAACGCGGTGAGTTCACCAAGCCCTGGAACCTTCAGATGCTGCGTTTGCAAAAGCTGAAGGAGGCCAAGGACTCGATGGATCATGAGGAATACATCGCCACCATTCAGGAGGCCCATGCCGATCTGATGCGGCTTGGCGCGTTTTGGAAGGGTCGGGAAGCGGAGGTGTTCGGTGGCGCCTATGTCCCGTCTGAACAACTTGAGCCCCGTCCGGGTTCAGCGGAGGATCGCTGATGGTTTCCAGTTCCGGTGTTGAACGCTTCGCTCTGTCGCCGCTGATTCGCACCACGTTACTCAGTTTGTATGTGGCGCTGGTTCTACCCCTGCCGCTGTTGGCTCCACAGGAGTTGCGGTGGTGGATGGTAGCCGCACTGTTGTTTGGCCTGATCCTGGTGCTGGGGCTGCTCAGCGAGCAGGTGGAAACCGACGCCGCGGGTATTCAGGTGCGATATCCGGCCTGGATCCGTTGGCTGTTGCGCCGCGGTTGGTCCATGCCATGGCAGGACATACGCGCACTGGTGCCCGTTGGCACCAGTCAAGGGGGCACGGTCTATTACCTGAAGGCAACGGATCTCCGCCACCAGCTTCTGCCCCAGCGCATCGAGCGCTTCGATCGTTTCCTGGCAGTGCTCAGCGAGCGCTCAACTGTGTCAACAGCCGGCATCGGCCGGTTGACACCGCCCTGGACCTATCAAGTTCTGCTTGGACTGGCGCTGTTAATGGTGCTGGCTGAACTGGCAGGTGCGATTGCTTTCAGTCAGCACTGGATCAACTTGCCGGCAGGGTATCCAGGCTGAATCGGTAGCCCCGCTGACGCACCGTGGTGATGCCGCCGCCTTCACCAAGCCCTGCCTGCTCAAGTTTGCGGCGCAGGGTCAGCACCTGTGTGTCGACTGAACGTGGGCCACCGCTGAAGGGCGGCCAGGCCATCCGAAGCAGTTCCTGGCGGCTGCGCACCAGGCCGGGCGGCATCAGCAGGGCACAGAGCAGGGCGAATTCCCTGGGGCTCAGTTCCACAGGCTGGTCTCGCAAGGTGACCTGCCGCAGAAGCAGGTGAACCTCCAGTGGTCCTACCGTGACTCGCTCCTGCAGGCCGTTGTGCCCCCGCTTGAGCAGGGTGCGGCAGCGGGCCGCCAGCTCTTCCAGCCCGAAAGGTTTGCGAAGCACGTCATCGGCACCGTCGTCCAGCAGTCCCACCACCGGATCTGCTCCGCTTCGAGCAGTCAGCACGATGACGGGGCAGCGCAATTGATCGGCCAGGCGCAGGGCGGAACCCTGTTCAAGAATTTCGGCGCTGACCAGAAGATCAGGCGATTGATCCTGACAGACCTCGAGAGCTTCGGAGGCTCTGCCTACTGCGGCTGTGAGGTGCCCGTCCTGACGCAGGCGCTGCACCAGAACAGTCCGCAGAGTGGGGTGCGGCTCCACGACAAGAACGCGTGATGGCTCCTGTCCGGTGCCGGACTGGGGCAGGATCAGCGGATCAGCGCTGGGGGCGCTGGGTTCAACTGTCAGGTCGCGTGGTGTGGAGGTCACTGATTTGATCAACGCGCCACTACGCTAAGCGGAAAATTCTGTACCGCTGGTAGCAGAGGCAGCTGTCTTCTCAACCGATGACGTCTCTTGACGATCCGGAATCCATCCGCCATTTCCAGTCCCTGTGTGATGCCTGCCAGGAGCTGACAACCCGCTATCACTCACCGTCTGAGCTGAGGTTGTACGCCGACGGCTATCTTCATGCCCTGCGTCGCTGCGGCAGCCTGGATTCCAGCCAGCAGCACAGGTTGGAGCAATTGATCGACCGCTGGATCATGGATCCCTCCAGCTTCATTGGACCCGATGGGGACGTCAGCACCCTGTATCTGCGACGGCCACATAGTTATTGATCAGCTGGCGAGGGCAATCTCGAGCTTTTCCTTCAATTCACCGGCGTTGTACATCTCGATCAAGATGTCGGAGCCGCCGATGAACTCTCCGTTGACATAAACCTGAGGAATCGTCGGCCAGCTGGAGAAGTCTTTGATGCCCTGACGGATTTCCATATCGGAGAGCACATCAAAGGTTTCGAAGCTGACGCCCAGGGAGTGGAGAATCTGAACCACGTTGTTCGAGAAGCCGCACTGGGGCATCAACTTGCTGCCCTTCATGAACACAAAGATGGTGCTTGAGCTGATCAGGGCCTCAATGCGGGAGCGGGTGGAGTCGTCCATGGGAAATGTCAGGGGCTGGGGGAATCTGTCGGGGTGGCGGTGGTGAGGGCCAGGGCATGGATCGCTTCGCTGGCCAGTTCCTGTTGCAGTGCTCCGTAGACCAACTGATGCTGGCGGATCCTGGACAGACCCTGGAAGGCCACAGACACCACACTCACCTGAAGATGATCACCGCCTCCGGTGAGGTCCTCTACGGTCACCTTGGCATCGGGGATGGAACGCTGAATGGCGGCTTCAACGGCGTCCGGCTGAACCATGGGAATTGAAGACCTGAACGGAGCGATGCTGACAGAAGGGGTTCGCTGATGTCAGCTGCCGGCTGGAGCAGCTCCTTTGAATTCGGTGTCGACGAAGCCGAGTTCCAGCAGGCTCTGGTAAGCCTTGCGGCCCTGGGGCTGTGCTGGAGTCATCAGCTTGACGACCTCCACCAGCACAGGAACGGCAATTTCCGGCTGATTCTGACGACGGAACAGCGCGGCAAGGCGCAGATCCGCTTCCGCCAGCAGTCCGAGGGCCTCGCGACCCTTGGTGTCCATTTCGCGGGGGATGCGGGCATCGAGTCCGCGGAAGGCACCGCTCAGGTCTCGGTAGAAGGCCAGCAGCTGCTTGGACGCCTTGCGGGCATTGTCGTATTCCTGGCGCGCCTTGGTGAGATCTCCGGCTGCAGCGGCGGCATCACCCCGGTTGATCATCGCCTGCACAGCCGCTGGATTGAATCCATCCGCCTTCTGGGCCAGAACGCGATCGCTGGATGCTGCCTCTTGAGCCACCACCGGCAGGCCAGCCAGGCCCAGACTCGCCACCAGGGCCATGGCGGAGAGCAAGGAACGACAACCCATGGGGCAAAGAAGTTTGAAGATTCGGACTTTATAAGGAGTACAAAGGTCTGCCCACTGCTGCACGGGCCGCTTGTTCAGCCGTATGCATTGCGTGGGCGAGGTCCTGATTGAACCGCAATCCGGACTCCCGTCCACCCGTTGTGGGAACGTTCATCGGTTCGCCGAAGCAGAGCGCTGCCCTGCTGAATGGCCGAGGTGGCCTCTGGCCGTAGCCGATGCCAACGGGGACCACGGGAACGCTCAGCCCCTGCCGCTCGGCCAGCTGCACCAGACGAACGAGCCCCTGATGCAGCCGGATCGGTCGATCCGTGCGTTGGATTTGTCCCTCCGGGAAAACCACGAGTTGCTGGCCAGCCGTCAGCAGATCAATGGCCAGCCGCAGGGTGGTCAGTGATGGGCGCCGCTGATTCACCGGAAAACAGCCGAGTCGCTGCAAGAACCAACCCTGCAGGCCGCGCATCTCGGTGGTCGTCACCATGAAGCGGCAATCCCGACCGGTGACCCGTCGTCCCGCTGCCATCGGCAGCATCAGGGCATCCCAGCGGGCCCGGTGGGTGGGGGCCAGCACCACAGGGCCGCTGTGGGGCAAATGTTGCGGATTCAGCACCAATCGCTCACGAAATTGCAGCTTCAGTGCGATGTCCTGAGTGACCAGCATCGCCAGGGGGGCCCAGCGAGGGTCGATGCCCACCTGCAGTGCGGATTCACGGTTCGCCAGGGCAGCTGACAACAGCTGAAAGCGCATTTGAGCGCAGCGAACCTAAAGCCAAGTCCGCCCTGCATAGGATCGGCTCAGACAGACGTTGGTATGGCCAGCCTCGGGGTCAACATCGACCACATCGCCAACATTCGGCAGGCACGCCGGACGGTGGAACCAGATCCTGTGCCCTTCGCCATGCTCGCCGAACTCGGTGGTGCCGATGGCATCACGGTTCATCTGCGGGAGGATCGCCGCCACATCCAGGACCGTGATGTGCAGCTGCTGCGTCAGACGGTGCGCTCCCGACTGAATCTGGAGATGGCAGCGACGCAGGAGATGGTGGAGATCGCCCTGGCCGTTGAGCCAGACATGGTCACCCTTGTGCCGGAAAAGCGGGAAGAGGTCACTACCGAGGGAGGGCTGGATGTAGCTGCGCAGTTAAGCGGGCTGACACCAATGGTGGAGCGGCTGCAGCAGCGAGGCATCCCCGTGAGCCTGTTCGTTGATGCTGAAACCACCCAACTGGAGGCCTGCCGCAACAGCGGGGCTCACTGGGTGGAACTGCACACCGGGACCTACGCCGATGCATCCTGGGCCGATCAGCCCGGTCAGCTGGCGCGCATCACGGAGGGGGCTGCCACAGCACGCCATCTCGGCCTTCGCGTCAACGCAGGCCATGGACTCACCTATCAGAACGTGGAACCGATTGCTGCGATTCCTGGGATGGAGGAATTGAACATCGGCCACACGATCGTGGCCCGTGCGGTTGCCGTCGGTCTGCAACAAGCGGTGCGCGAGATGAAGGCCTTGATCCAGAATCCCCGCCTGGATCCCCTGTTCGGACACGCGCTCGGATGACTGATTATCACTTCGTTGCTGCCAGCGAGCGGTTTCTGACCGTTGAAGAACCGTTGGAAGAAGTGCTGCGGGAACGTCGGCGCAACTATGAGGAGAACAGCAAAGCCATTGATTTCTGGTTGGTGCGTCAGCCCGCCTTTCTGGAAACCAACGAGCTGAGCGCCATCAACAGCCAGCTGCCCAAACCGGCTGCCGCCGTGGTGTCCACCGATCCCACCTTCATCACTTTCCTGAAGTTGCGATTGGAGTACGTCCTCGAGGGAAGCTTCGAGGCTCCTTCCGCAGCAATTCCCGATGCCCTGGCCAGCACCGCCGCATGAATCGGCGATCACTTCCGGTGAGTCAGAGGATTGCCCTGCTGGTGCAGGCCCTCGATGGTGCTGAAAAAACCAACAAAGCGCTTGCTACCTGTGCTGATGGGGAGGCGATGGTGGAAATTCTGCTGGGTGCCTCCGCCAAGCTCGGCCTTGGGCTGACCCGGCGCGATCTGATGGAAACTCCGCCGATCCGGGACTGGATCTGGTTCAAGAGCAACGATCCCCTTGTGACGGTGGGGGATGCCAAACCCCGGTACCGCCAGGAATCCGTCGACGACAAACCCCGTCGCAAATTTCTCGGTCTGTTCTGACAGCACCAGAGCTGTTGATCAGACTTCCCACGACTCACGCTGATCTCGTGCAAGCCCCGCCTCTGCTCCATTGGGTGATTGGTGACGTGCACGGATGCCATGCCTCCCTGCTTGCCCTATTGACGGTCCTGCCCTGCCAGGACCATCTGGTGTTCTGTGGAGATGTGGTTAGCCGTTGTGGTCGTATCGAGGCCAGCATGCATCTGGTCTGGGATCTGGTCTGTTGTGGACGGGCGACCTGGTTGAGGGGCAATCACGAACAGGCTCTGATCGATGCTCTTTCGGAGGATGGCGAGGGCTCACAACCAGCCCTGACCCGACAGTGGGCGCATCGACTCAACCAACTGCCGCTGCTGTATCTCGCTGACGGTTGGTGCGCGACCCATGCCGGGTTCAACAGTGCCGGTGAACCGGATCTGTTCATACGCGAGCCGTTCTGGGAGACCTATGACGGTCGCCATGGCCGCGTTGTGATTGGCCACACGCCGCGCCCTGCGGTTGAACGCCATCAGCGCATTGTTCTGATCGATACCGGAGCGGTGTACGGCGGCCTGCTCTCGGCCTACTGCCCGGAAACCGATGCGGTGGTGCAGGTGCAGGGCCCGCGCAGCCAGGAGCCGTTCCCACGACCCGTCGATCTGGAACGGGTCCCAGCCGTGATGAGTGGAGACCAGACCCGTTGCTGACGCTTTACCGCAGCAATCGGGCTGAATTCCTGGCCACCTTGCTGGCCCGTCAGTTGCTGGAGGAGCGACCGGACCCCTTCGAGACGGTGGAGGTGTTGGTGAACACCTGGCCCACCAGCCGCTGGCTTGGCGAGCAGCTCGCCACGGCTAATGGCATCAGTTCGCTGGTGCGCTTTCCCTTCCCCGGCAGTCGTTTGCGGCAGCTGGTGCGACGGGTGCTCGACCTCCCCGATCAGGAGCAGGACCCCTGGCGGGCCACCTCCCTGGTCTGGGCTGTGCTGGAGCAGATGCCGGCCCTGTTGGAGCAGCCCGTTGCCCGACCGCTGCAGCTCTGGTTGCAGCAACGAGATGGTGGTGATGCTTCGGGGCTGAGCCGGGATCGTTGGCAGCTGGCTCGCGCCATCGCCGATGCCTTCGACGACTACGCGCTGTATCGGCCCGAAACCTTGCACAGCTGGATTCAGAGCCAGGGCAGCCGTGCTGCATCCGCAGAAACGGACTGGCAACCGTGGCTGGCCAGGCAGCTGGCGGCGTCTCTGCATCGCCAACCGTTCGGCTTGCAGGTGCAGTCCGCTGTGGAGCGGCTGCGCTCCGGCGCCGTGGACCCCCAGGTGCTGCCAAAGGTGATCCGTCTGTTCGGGATCAGTGCCCTGGCGCCGGTGCAGGTGGAACTGATCCAGGCCCTCTCAGGCAGCACCGACGTTCAGGTGTATCTGCTCACCCCCTGCCGCGATCTCTGGCAGCGCTGCGGCAATCGCCGTGAGCAGCTGGGAGCAACCTGGACAGAGCCCCCCGATGGGGGCTGGTTACAGCAGGCACCGCGATTGGAGGCCATGCTCGGACGGATGGGGGCCGAGTTCCAGCAGCTGCTGGAGGGCAGTGGCGACAGTCAGCTGGGGGAGGTGCGCGAGGGGGATCTGTTTGCCGATCCCGTCCGCATTGCTGAGGGGGAAGGTCGCTCCGCCACGTTGCTGGAGCAGTTGCAGCAGCAGCTGGTGGAACCGGGCTGCCGTGAATCTCTCGATCGAGATCTTGACGACCGCTCCTTGTTGTTCCAGGCCGCTCCAGGGCCGTGGCGGGAGGTGCAACTGGTGCGCGATCAGGTGTTGCAGTGGCTGGCGGCGGATCCAGAGCTTGAGCCTCGGGATGTGTTGGTGATGACCCCGCAGATCGACCGTTATGCCCCACTCCTGAGCTCTGTGCTCAACGACCGTGATGCGATTGGAGTGGATCTGCCCTGGCGTCTCACCGATCGAAGCCAGCAGAGCACCCCTGGCCTGACGATGGTGATGCTGGAGTTGCTGGACCTGGCGTCAGGTCGCCTGACCGCCACTGGGCTGGAACGGTTGTTGGCCAATCCCGCCCTACAGACGCAACAGGGGCTCAGCGGTACTGAGGCGTCTGCCTTGACCCGCTGCCTGCAGCGCACGGGCTTCCGCTGGGGGCTCGATGCCCGGGAGCGGGGCGGTGATGAGACCCACAGCCTCAGTTGGTGTCTGGATCGTTGGTTGCTGGGTCTGGCGCTGCCGCAACGGGATGGCCTGGCACCCGGCGGGGCGGCCCCGTTTCATCAGGATCTCGATCCGCAGCGGCTGGTGCGCTGGTGGAGCGTTCTGGATCGGCTGGTGCGCTGGTTGCAGCAGCTGCGACGACCACGGACCTCGACGGCCTGGGTGGAGTTGCTGCAGGCCGTGCTGGAGGATCTCTTCGCTGACGGCGGTGCCTGGAGCTGGGAGCGTCAGGGTTGGTCTGCGGCCCTGGCGGAATGGCAGCAACGGGCAGCCTCCTGCTCGCTGGAGCTCGAGGTGGCGGTGGCAGCTGAGGTGCTGGCGGAGGCCCTGTCGGTGGACAGTGGCCGCTTCGGGCATCGCAGTGGTGCGCTCACGGTGAGTGCGCTGGAGCCGATGCGGGCGATCCCCCACAAGGTGATTGTGCTGATGGGTCTCGACGACGGGGTGTTCCCCCGTGTGGATCAACGGCCTGGGTTCCATCTGTTGGAGCAGCGCCGCTGGCTCGGCGACCCGCGCGGGGGTGATCAGGACCGTTATGTGCTGCTGGAGGCGCTGATGTCCGCGCGGCGTCATCTGCTGATCAGTTGGTGCGGCCGCAATGAACACACCGGTGAGCCTCGGCCGGCTGCTGCTCCGGTGGAACAGTGGTTGCAGGACCTGACAAGGCAGCTGGGCACTGAGGCCAGCGCGGGGCTGTGCATCGAGCCGGATCCCAACCCACTGGATCGCAGCAACTTTCAGGTTGCCGGCCATGGCCAGCCCCTCAGCTGTGATCGCCGCCAACTGGCGGCGCGACGCTGGCTGGACCAGCATCAGAGCCATGCTGCGACGGCCGGCCTGGCCTGGCCGCTGCACTGGAGTGCGCCGGACCCTGAGGTCACGATCGACCCACGCAGCGATGAGGAGCTGTTGCAGTGGCTGGTGGACCCTCAGTCAGCCTGGCTGCGGCAGCTGGGCCTCCACCCAGCTGAGCGGGTGGATCCTGTGGAGGATCTCGAGGCCCTGACGCTCAGCAGCCTGCTGCAGGCCCAGGTGTTGAATCAGGATCTGGAGGATCACCTGCTGGCGGCCGAGACGCCGGCATGGTGCGAGACGTTGGCGGGCCAGGGGGTGTTTCCCCCCGCAGCAGGGGCTCAGCTGGAGGAGGGAATCCTCAGCCATCGACTCCAGGCGTTGCAGCTGCAGCTGGACCGGCTCGGACGTTGCAGCCGCCAGGGAACGCTGCTGATGGCCGGCGACATTCAGGTGGTGGTTCAGCCCGGTCGTTTCACCCCCCGTGGTCTGATGCGGGGCTGGTTGCAGCATCTAAGGCTCTGCGCAGACGATGCTGTCTTCGGCGGGAGCGCCGTCATCGCTCGGGCAGACAAGGGCGATGACGCCAAGCCCCATGTGCGTTGGGGACGTCTCGAACCTGCGGTGGCCCAGGCCCAGCTGCTGACGCTGCAGCGGTTGGCTCAGCAGGGGCAGCATCAGTGCTGGCCGGTTCCCCCCAGAAGTGGCTGGCTGTTGATGAGCAGGGATCACTACAAGGCCGGCAGCGGCGTCGCCGCTTTTCAAGACGGCTGGATCCGGGAGCGCCAGGACCCCCAGCAGCGGCTGTGCTTCGGCGCCGATGCTGAGGCTGACCAGCTGTTGCAGAGCCAGGGCTTCGAGCAGGCATGTGCGTTGCTCTACAAACCGATGCTGCAGGCCTTGGTGCACTGAAAACAAGGCAGGTTCACTGCCACAACGGGCCAGCGACCTGCCTTTCTTGTCCACCGTATGGAGATGGTTTCAACCGTGCCGTGGTGGCGACCGCGTTCCCTGACACGGTCAGGAACTCTGCACAGGGTTGTTTATCCGGGTTTCAGTTCATCGAACAGCTGCTGCACCCGGTGCTCAAGCTGAGCGATCGGATCGACGCCGTCCTCCTCACCGAGGTCTTTGACCGTCCAGAAGCGGATCCTGTTCTCCCAGGCGGGGAACTGCTGCAGCACCATCGGGCGATGGGCCGCCTCATCAACGGCCACCACCACATCCGCAGCGTCCAGGTCAGCCTCCGTGACCTGTTTTGGTGCGGAGAGGCTACCTGGATCGATGGTCACACCACGGTTCTGCAGGGCGCTGATCGCCTCAGGCGCCATTGGACCGACGTTGCCACTGCTGGGATCCACCTTCAGCCCAGCAGAATCAACCTGCAGGCCCCCCGTCGCCTGGTTGATCTCGATCAGCTGCTGGAGCAGCGCTTGCGAGAAACGACTGCGGAAGTAATTGCCGGTGCAGAGAAACAGGACGCGCACTAAGGGTCAGCCCTTGAAACTGTTGATCAGGGCAAAGCCGTACAACGCAACGATTGCGGCTCCCAACAATCCGATGGACGTGAGCTGGCGTGCCATGACGATGAGGTTCGGCACCCTTGTTGTGACCCAGCTCAAAAACAGTGTCAATTGCGTTGCCGGATCGGTGTTGGATCGCTCGTCGATGACCATGGCCGGAGGGCAGCGCCATGCGCTTTGACCCCAATCGCTATCCCCTCGACCCCGGTCTGCGGCTGTTGGAGGCGAGCGCCGGCACCGGCAAGACCTTTGCCTTAGCGCATCTGACCTTGCGACTGATCAGCGAGGCCGCCATGCCCTTGCCCAGTCTCCTGGTGGTGACCTTCACGGATGCGGCGGCAGCGGAATTGCGCTCCCGCATCGGTCAGCGTCTGCAGGATGCACTGGCGGGGCTTGAGGCCGTTGCACGCGGTGATGCCCTGCCGAAGGCGGATTCGGTGCTGCAGCAGTGGTGGCAGCAGGCCCCGCAGGGTCAGTCCCGGCGTGACTGGATCAGCCGTGTGCTGATGGCCCTCGAACAACTCGATGCCGCCGACATCACCACCATCCATGGCTTCTGCAGCCGCAGCCTGCGGCGTCAGGCGATCAACAGTGGTGCGGCCATGCAGCAGCAGCTGGAGACCGATGCCACGGCACTCGTGCAGGAAGTGGTGCAGGAGCTCTGGCAACAGCAACTGTTGACCCTCCCCCTGCCGCAGTTGCAGGGATTGGTTCGGGCCGGCCTGACCGCCGATGGGCTGGCGGCTGCGCTGCTGCGTCTCGATGCTGATCCCCAGGCTTGGCTGCAGACGGATGGCGATGACTTTGATCCCAACCAGCCTCTGGGGGCGCAGCTGGAGGTTTCGCTTCAGCTGAGCTGGGAGCGGTTTGTGCAGTTCTGGACGCGTGATGGCGAGGGCCTTGAGCAGTGCTTCCGGGCAACGGCGAAGCAGTGGAAGGCGATGGGATTCAAACCGTCGCCCTACAGCCCTAAACCAACCAGTGATCGTTTCGGTCAGGTGGATCGCTGGGTCGCGGCCCAACACGACACCCCAGATCTCAGCACGATCCGGGCGCAGCAGAAACCGCTGCACGACTACTTCCACCCAGGCGTCTGGTGCCGAACGGCGCGCAAGTGCGGCGAGCAGGAGCCATCCCTGGCTGCTCCTGAATTGCAACAGGCCATCGCCGATCTCTGGGATGGTCCGATCGAACGGGTGTGGCGCTATGCCCTGCAACGGGGATTGCAGCAGCTTCAGCGACGACGGCAGCGGAGCGGCACGGTCAGCTTTGCTGGCCTGCTGACGGCCATGGACCCAGGTGATGCTGAGGCCTCCTGGTTGGAGCCGTTGCAGCAGCGTTATCGCGCCGTGATGGTGGATGAATTTCAGGACACCGATCCGGTGCAGTGGCGGCTGCTGCAACGCAGTTTTGGAGGCGGCTCGCACCTGCTGTTGCTGGTGGGGGATCCCAAGCAGGCGATCTATCGCTTCCGCGGTGGTGATCTGGACACCTACCGGCGGGCGCGTGGACTGGTGAGCCGGATCGACACGTTGGAGGACAACTACCGCACCACACCACCGTTGATGGCGGGGCTCAATGCCTTGATGGCGCCGGGAT
Coding sequences within it:
- a CDS encoding metallophosphoesterase, with the protein product MQAPPLLHWVIGDVHGCHASLLALLTVLPCQDHLVFCGDVVSRCGRIEASMHLVWDLVCCGRATWLRGNHEQALIDALSEDGEGSQPALTRQWAHRLNQLPLLYLADGWCATHAGFNSAGEPDLFIREPFWETYDGRHGRVVIGHTPRPAVERHQRIVLIDTGAVYGGLLSAYCPETDAVVQVQGPRSQEPFPRPVDLERVPAVMSGDQTRC
- a CDS encoding DUF6761 family protein — encoded protein: MTSLDDPESIRHFQSLCDACQELTTRYHSPSELRLYADGYLHALRRCGSLDSSQQHRLEQLIDRWIMDPSSFIGPDGDVSTLYLRRPHSY
- a CDS encoding BolA family protein, whose protein sequence is MVQPDAVEAAIQRSIPDAKVTVEDLTGGGDHLQVSVVSVAFQGLSRIRQHQLVYGALQQELASEAIHALALTTATPTDSPSP
- a CDS encoding response regulator transcription factor is translated as MTSTPRDLTVEPSAPSADPLILPQSGTGQEPSRVLVVEPHPTLRTVLVQRLRQDGHLTAAVGRASEALEVCQDQSPDLLVSAEILEQGSALRLADQLRCPVIVLTARSGADPVVGLLDDGADDVLRKPFGLEELAARCRTLLKRGHNGLQERVTVGPLEVHLLLRQVTLRDQPVELSPREFALLCALLMPPGLVRSRQELLRMAWPPFSGGPRSVDTQVLTLRRKLEQAGLGEGGGITTVRQRGYRFSLDTLPAS
- the crtH gene encoding carotenoid isomerase; translation: MSDQQHWDAVVIGSGIGGLVTASQLAAKGARTLVLERYLIPGGSGGAFKREGYTFDVGASMIFGFGEKGYTNLLTRALADVGEHCETIPDQAQLEYHMPGGLNIAVDRDYETFIADLSARFPHEATGVRRFYDTCWQVFNCLDAMPLLSLEDPAYLTKVFFKAPLACLGLARWLPFNVGAVARQHINDEQLLKFIDIECFCWSVMPADRTPMINAGMVFSDRHAGGINYPRGGVGVIAEKLVHGLERHGGAIRYKARVTKVLLENGEAVGVKLADGETIRAKRVISNATRWDTFSGQDDGSTRAGQALVDEANTPKKEAFWRRRYVPSPSFLSLHLGVRADLIPAGTHCHHLLLEDWNRMEDEQGVIFVSMPSLLDPDLAPAGHHIVHTFTPSSMEAWQGLSPTDYRAKKEADAARLIQRLEAILPGLSEAITHKEIGTPRSHRRFLGRFQGSYGPIPAMQLPGLLPMPFNRTGVPNLYCVGDSCFPGQGLNAVAFSGFACAHRVGADLGLNPWALPA
- a CDS encoding MgPME-cyclase complex family protein, yielding MTDYHFVAASERFLTVEEPLEEVLRERRRNYEENSKAIDFWLVRQPAFLETNELSAINSQLPKPAAAVVSTDPTFITFLKLRLEYVLEGSFEAPSAAIPDALASTAA
- the grxD gene encoding Grx4 family monothiol glutaredoxin produces the protein MDDSTRSRIEALISSSTIFVFMKGSKLMPQCGFSNNVVQILHSLGVSFETFDVLSDMEIRQGIKDFSSWPTIPQVYVNGEFIGGSDILIEMYNAGELKEKLEIALAS
- a CDS encoding lysophospholipid acyltransferase family protein, encoding MRFQLLSAALANRESALQVGIDPRWAPLAMLVTQDIALKLQFRERLVLNPQHLPHSGPVVLAPTHRARWDALMLPMAAGRRVTGRDCRFMVTTTEMRGLQGWFLQRLGCFPVNQRRPSLTTLRLAIDLLTAGQQLVVFPEGQIQRTDRPIRLHQGLVRLVQLAERQGLSVPVVPVGIGYGQRPPRPFSRAALCFGEPMNVPTTGGRESGLRFNQDLAHAMHTAEQAARAAVGRPLYSL
- a CDS encoding pyridoxine 5'-phosphate synthase, whose protein sequence is MASLGVNIDHIANIRQARRTVEPDPVPFAMLAELGGADGITVHLREDRRHIQDRDVQLLRQTVRSRLNLEMAATQEMVEIALAVEPDMVTLVPEKREEVTTEGGLDVAAQLSGLTPMVERLQQRGIPVSLFVDAETTQLEACRNSGAHWVELHTGTYADASWADQPGQLARITEGAATARHLGLRVNAGHGLTYQNVEPIAAIPGMEELNIGHTIVARAVAVGLQQAVREMKALIQNPRLDPLFGHALG